DNA from Musa acuminata AAA Group cultivar baxijiao chromosome BXJ1-5, Cavendish_Baxijiao_AAA, whole genome shotgun sequence:
AATATccacaactcaattagcttgacgtcctcgtgcccatataagataatcatacacattgcccacttccaatgtgggactaatgtgATGTTGCAATATCCCcaacttccaatgtgggactaatgtgATGttgcaatatccccaactcaattagcttgacgtcctcgtgcccatataagataatcatacacattgcccacttccgatgtgggactaatgggatgttacaataatgtcacggaccaaaatgcttaagcgggagttaacgtagtacacttatcaggcccttataagctaatcatacacattgccaacttccgatgtgggactaatgggatgttacaaggtttaactcaatggtggctccacgccgtgattagttttctgactccatccacgggtagccctttcctactcgagccctctcaccctgcccaaatgctaggtcggctctgataccaaatatcacgacccgagtctgatgagccaactagccaataactccattttggtcattcaaccacggaccaaaatgcttaagcaggagttaacgtagtacactcatcatacccttataagctaatcatacacattgcccacttccgatgtgggactaatgggatgttacagatCGACTTCTCTTGGATATTTTAGATAAACGGTGATTGACCCGAGGTGGAGTCGATCTATTCATCACCCGTAGATTGGTGAAAATCTTGGTGCATCTCTTCTAAGCGTCGATCCATTTGCTATAGTTAGATCATCAAATAGTTACCCATTGAATCAACTAAGTGAGTCTCAAATTCAAGTAGAGCATAGTGATGGTGGGGTAGCCTACTGAACTCTGCATTTGGGGAATGAGGTGCTCCCTTTGTCAGTGGCTTGAAAGGTTTTGGATGCTCATGAGATACTAACAATTTGTTGGGTGAGAGGACCTCAGTGGATACCGATGTTGGTGGTTGCCAAATTGTCGATGAGGGCTGAGGCAATGGCATCACCAATTGGTCTAACCGAGGTAAAAACAAGATAATGACCTGTATTATGCTAGATAATGTTTGCATTTGCTGGGTGAGGTTTAAGAATGCCTTAGTAGGAACAAGTAGATGGCTTGACGGCATTTTCAAAGATGAGGGTCTAAGGTCGTTGAACGAACACCAGTGCTATATTGATACTTATGGTGAGGTAAATGTATCTATATAAGGAAAGGGTGGCTACTGTTctgtttgagtaaaaatattgtaGGTTGGAGGCAGAGACTCACATGAATGTTTATAGACACGGTTGTCCTACGGATGCTCTTGTGACATCGAACCCTCCTTTTAGTGCAAAAATATTagagaaaaatatcattgatatCTCCATTAGCACAACATGGCCCTGATCTATATGTGAGGAGTCATCCGAAAAGGTATGTTATTTCTCTAAACTTGTTACCTATATAAAGATCGAGGTTGAAAGGATTTTCCTAAGTCGATCCTTCCGACGCTTAAGTTAGTACCGAGATTCACTACCTTTAATATAAAGTTAATTATGTATTTTTATACTTACTTTGAGGAGAAGGAATATCCCATAAAGATTTTATAGGAGAGACAGTTCGTGACCGACCCGAGCTGCTCCATAAGACTTTTGAGAATATCTTATGAATATTTCGTAAGAGAAGCATTTTATAACAGATTCGAACTAATCCTAGACTTTCGAGAATatttttgtaaatattttataggGGCAATAGTTTGTAACTGACCTAAATTTCCCTCTGGACTTTCAAaaatattcctatgaatatttGTAGAGGCAACTCGATAATTGACCCGAGCTGCCTTTAGACTCCTATACATATAGGCAGGAGGGTGTTAGGTTGTATAGGCCTTTATCTTCCTATGGGTCTTATGTGGCGCTAATGTGATAAGTGGTGACTGAcagattatatattttatatcataACTCAATCAAGCCCAATGTAATTATATATTAATAGATTATATTGGTATTAAAAGTAATATGAAGGATATTATTAACTAACCATCATTGAACATGTGTCATCTATGTGGTGTCCAAGTTAGAAGAATGAGAGAAAAACTATCCATCATCTGTTTGCCTGTATAGACATGGGTTCAAGACAAATAGTTATAGCTATCTCTCTCCTAGTAGCTTTCTTGAAAAGGAGACCAAATTGATTATTAAGAATGATTAAAAGTTATTCCCGAAGAATCTTTCATAGAATATACCATCTATTCATTACTAGATATAAAAGCTCACTTTTAACATAATCAAAAGTGATTTTTTACCATTGGCAACTTCACTTATATATCTCGGGTTACTTAGGTGTTAGAGGGACTGACTCAAGAAACCTCAACTAATCTTAATCTTAGTGTAAGCGACATATTAGACAACCTCCTCGGAAGCTCGACATTTTCACCTTGGAGGTATCTCGGATAACCCTACGTACATAGGTACAAATCACGACGGGTGACTCAAATGTCAATGATatcttcttataatatttttggctAAGGACTCAATGTCGCAAGAATGCTTGTCCATTGATCCTCTCAATAAATGCTTGAACGAAGAGGCTTTGTCCCTGAACCATAATACTTTTATCCAAGAGGGGGCAATAACTATCTTTTTCACACATCAATGCATCTATCTTGGCGCATACTCTAACGTGATGCTGGCATCTATTCAATAACTCGAGTCTTTTATCCCTAGGGATAGCCTCAAGCTACCTTCTCATCTCCGTCAAGGTGCTTTTAAACCTTAGTTAGTATAGATGCTAACATGCATAATATAAATTGTCACCCTGATTTTGTCCCAACTGGTTCAAGAGACTGTGCCACCAACTCAGTCATTGTCCCCAACTCCACCTTTATCATCACTCACCAAGATTCCTTGACCTGACACGATCTCAGGAGTACCTGAGACCTATCAAACCATCAACCGAGGGGAACTTTAGTTCTCGACCATAGAATTCAATATAATATACCACCCTTATTCTGCTATACTTGAATTTGAGATCTAATTAGCAAACTTGATAGAGGATTCCCAACATATCCAATTATGATAGATAGACCGATGTTTGAAGGAGATGCAAAGAGAGTTCCAACAATTAAAAGGGGAGGCACTGGTCGACCATATCGTGAGTCAGTCATCATTCACTTAGAAAATCCAAGAGGAACCAATTCTAGCAAATATCTATCTCTCATCCTTAGAAGTATTCGATGGTAGAATTGACTTGGAGTACATTGCAACATTCCAAGCCCAAATGTCATTTATATCATAGCTTTGGCTCCTTAATGTATTGGGCATTCCCGATCACATTAAGAGAATTGACACAAGAATAATATACTCGCCTAAAGTCACTTTCCATCTGTTCTTTCGCCCAACTGACGAAGGAGTTCAAATTTTACTTTCTCAGGAATGTATGCCCTCAATTGTCAATAGTAACACTCCTTGAACTCAAGCATAtggagaaagaaataataaatgATATGTTGCTATGAAGGTGATGATCTCGGGCAAGCTTCAGGTGACACGTAAGAGGCTGAAGCAAGAGATATCATATACAATCATGACCCTAAAGTTACCACGATAGAGAAGAAATGAACAACCTAAGTTACCTTACCCAAGACTCAGGTTGACATTTCTAAATATGACTAGAGCCAAAGTCTTCCTGCAAATAAATGAGAATGAGCTTTTACGAGACCCTCACCCAAGTTCTACCAATTCTACCGAAGTATTTCTAAGTCCAAGTACTATCAATTCCACCGAGATTATGTTCGTGACACCCAAGAATATCACGACCTAAAAGAGCATATTGAAGAGCTCATATGACGAGTGCACATTATGCGATTTGTTTAAAAGCACTAGAAACCCTCACCTGACCTTAAGGGCCGATGGAGAGATAGATTGATGTTATCATTAGTGGATTTGCCTTGGGAGGAGGCAAAGATAGCTCCTTAGGTCATAAGACTTATACCTAAGTTACCATTGAAAAACGTCCAAAAGACGACTCAAAGATGACTTTCAAGGAGAAAGAAACAAAATACTATAACCTAAATCATGATGATGCTTTGATAGTCTCTGTGAGGATGATTAATGCTCAAGTGAAAAAGATCATGATTGATATAAGTAGCTTTGTCAATATCATTTACTTTGATACTTTTCACTAGAGTTATCAACTAATAACTTTACGTTAATGAATTTGTTTTGTTGACCGAATTAATCTCCCATATTAGAGAATTATGAACCTGCATATTACATTCGAAGATAAATCCTACTCCAAAATAATATTGATTaattaagaaatataaaaaatatttatattttctaatGAAACCACCCATTTTTTAATCTATTTATGCTTTAAGCCTACTTATATTCATATAACATGTACTTTACAACCTGCTTTATATTATCttgatttcatattttttatatacTGTATTGCTACAAATGAATACAACCGTAGATTGAGCAACcacatttttttcatttattatttttgataaatcACCTTGTTTATTTGAAATTTAAAAGCAGGATgtgattaactattattatttatacagattatggTACAatcttaataaattaaattaagtaTATAATAATAAATCATTATGTCCTAATTATTTATAATTGGTTAGGTGAATATTTTGGATGAATTCCTAAGAAGAATCCTTTCTTTTGACTTTTTCTCCTTAGTGCACCTATTTAGCCATACTTTCGTTATATCCTTAATATGCCCTTCATTAAATAGATGAAAGATACTTACCATTTACACAGATCCGtacaattatagtatttttatggaTATACTGAAaacattataatattatttagaaaTCATTTTTTAATGTTCTTGTtaccaaaataataaaaatacttatttaaatctaaaaaaagataatatttttttgtattataTTTTGAGTCTTTATtcattagttataatatttttatacagaTTCAAAATATTTTTGTGGATGTGCCAAAAACACTATAGCCTAAATAAAAATAGTATAACACTAATTTATCTTTTTGCCTTATTATGCAGGCAAGGAAAGTAAGgccatcaacaacaacaacaacaacaataacaacaataataacaataataataataaatcagaaAAACCCAAATGAGAGGCAAAATTTTACAATTtagttaaattaaaataattcaaaattttattttattttgatacattaaattaaatatatttataaaagataaTTCTTGATATTTTCTTTGCCATGTtcaaatttcaaatttcaaacttGATAACTAATAATTTTCTCATTTCTTTTACTTAGATTGATTTCATGTCCTTGCCACGTCGAAGCAAGGTGATTGGCCGATGGAAAGGCCCCATCTGGGCCCCCCAACGTTAGCATCACTTGGCATTACGGTTGAGTCAACAAAGGCGCGACTATTTTGCACCGAATCTCTTTATTGCATGAATCAACACACCATCTATGTCGGAATGACCACGGACGGCTTCCGCAGTCCCAAAATTGGAATTGGACATTCCAAACTTAAAAATGTATTTGGACAAGATCCTTCACTCCTGTTTCTACTGCCGAAGGAATAAAAGACGAACAAGTCGAATGAAACAAAGCTTGAAAGCACGAGCACTGTTTGCGTTCACCCTTTTCAATCCCCTTCCGCCACTTTTCGCACGTCTCCGTCCCTCTCTCCGCTTCCTTCCTCCCCCTTCTCATTCTATAACTCGTGATTCGTCCACCCGATCACTTGCTGAGCATTTACACTATCGTTGCTCGATGGACATCGTCTCTTATTCGATCAGTAAAGAGAATGACAAGATCTACCAGAATTGGTTCTCATTCGCTGACTCAGGTTCATCGTCGATCGTTACTCTCTCATCCTTGTTGCTTCAGTGCTGCTTACAGTGTTGTtatggatttcctccttcatAATGATAGATGGAGATGGCCGCCTCACGGGGACCGATGCCATCAAGTTTTTTGCCATGTCTAATTTACCTCGGGGTGACCTGAAGCAGGTAAATCGATTTCTAGTTCATTTATGGGGTTTCATCTCTGCTTCTATAGATTATACGAATCTTCTTACGCTGTTTAGTTATGTTAATTCCGTTATTACTTCGATTGTTACTGTTCTTTTTTAACCAGACTTTTGATGTGGTAATCGGAGAGAATAAGAGCTCATAAATGTTGTAGGCTTATCTTTCAGTGtataaagaaaataaatgaatAGATGCATTGCTTCCCTTTTCTTTTCAAATTAGAGGTTATTATACAGATAAATGCTGGTTGTTGTAAAAGACATTATTTTTTAATGAAGTCATCAATGAAACTAAAGATACATGTGATAGAATTGTTATTAGTGTGGGGATAATTGGATTAGGTGAATTTATTATGTTCTAAATGGCCATAAGGTTGCATCAAGGATCATCTGTAAGTCTTAATTTAGTGCTTGTAAAGTTAATTTCACTTAGCATATTTAAGATAATGTTATACAGGATATGGATATTGATAAAGTCAATGTATTGTTGGGCAGCATTGGTTAGGGACAGGGGCTCTAAATTACAGTGACAGAGATGAATTTATGAGACCATGGGATTTAATTAAGgcaaaaatatttgatttgaagatgCTAATTAGCTAGTAAAGATGGTCCTGAGACTAGAATCCGTCTAAAGACTCTTTCATCATCTTGATTTATTAAACTATTAGGTGCTTAACTTGTTGCATGTATTGGCTGTTTTTTTTTCACTTAAACACTTGCTGCTTCCTTGGAAATCTTTTTCTATAATATACAACCATAGAATTGTTTATTGATTCTTCTTATCACACTTTGTATTAAGGTATGGGCGATTGCAGACTCTAGAAGGCAAGGTTATCTGGGCTTCAAGGAGTTTGTGATAGCAATGAAGGTCTTGTTGTACCACCTTATGCAATAGTTAATTTTCACAATAGTGTGCGATTATCTTTctaaattaaaaattttcttttgatttttaacAGCTTGTGTCACTAGCACAAGTAGGGAATGAGATCACACAAGTTGCACTTGCTCATGCTGGTAAACTTTGGATCTATCttctaaatcttatgttccatgtTTAGGATAGTTTCAAAAAAAATGCATCAGTATTTCTGTTATTTTGTTGTTGCAGATTTGGAGAAAGTAAATCCTCCAGTGATGGAAGGATTAGATACCTTTCTCTCTGTAAGTTCAAATGAAAATTTCAcagaataatatattataatataataattttgtcTGTTTCTAACTTTCTTTTAATTGTTTGCTTAGACAAATCAGCCTTCAATAAAGGAAATTGATCCTGAGCAAGATGGTATAGAACTTCTTGTGTGTTTTGCATATAAATAATATCAACTTGGGCATTTTCTGATTTTTAATGTCCTCTGTAGTGAATTCACAGCCACAAACTCCTAAACTGCAGTGGTTTGGCACAAAATCAACAAAGAAGGTATAATTTTATGATCACTTTTGCATTCTTTCGGTGATATATTGTTTGATGATCTATTTTAGTCAAAGGATCCGTTCCTTGAAGTATTATTGTATGCcacaattaaaataattatatgcagcttctaattttctttttgttgttttcaTGTGATTTAGATTTGAATTACATCTTTTAGTATTTcttcatatatttaatatttgaGTTTGAGTTATTTTTGTGTCTCTCACAGAAGTATGTAACTTATATTTAAGAATATTGATATTGGTGTTCTTCTTATATTGGTTTGCCATTTGTGATGAGCTACTGAATGATGAAGTTTCTAACTTTATCATTCAGTAGACAGACTGGTTCTCTAACTACATATTGTATAGCTTCAATTAATTTGTTCTTCTCTAAAATACTGACAAGCTTATTTGCGAAATTTTACAGACCATCTTCTCATGGAACTCTTGCATTATCTGATTTATTGGTCATGAATCATGGTCTGATAAATTGACAAATTAGGGTTAGACCACTTATTACAACCCAATTCTTATAGGGATTAGCCGATCATGAAAACTATGAACAACGTTAGCATACTAACGTAACGTCTATAATATGcaagaaaatattaaaatctatctGCTATCATAGGTAAGTGTGGTTTTCCTATTTAAAAGCAGATAAACTTTGGcaaaagctttacattattgaccAATAGCTAAAACCTAGAGCATCTTGGTATTCAATGGAATCATTTGACTGTTAGGTCAAAACTCAAATGACTGcttttgttttcatttcattgatttttttatttcatcttaGATTAGATATTTTAGGATACTAAAGTATCTGATAACAAAAATTATACAAAGGAAGAGTATATGTTGATTTAGTTCCTCATAATGCTGGCATTTGTTGTATTTTTCCTTCAGTTTAATTGAAAAATATGACTATATTTTTTATGTCAGATTCCTTTGAGCTCAGTTACTTCAATAATTGATGGTTTGAAAAGATTATACATCCAAAAACTGAAGCCTTTGGAAGTTACTTACCAGTTCAGTGACTTTGGTTCTTCCTTGTTGGTGAGTTATTGCACTTTGCTTATGAGACTATTAATTAATAGATGTGATGCTTTTTGCAACATATTTTTTGCACAACTTATATAATCCTGTCGAAATGTGATGCTATACATCTTGTTTCTTTCCAGACAAGCAGTGATTTCGATGCTAAGCCCATGGTTATGCTCCTGGGCCAATATTCTACTGGAAAAACGACATTCATAAAGCATTTACTGAAGTGTAGCTATCCAGGTTTTTCACTTGTTAACTTCTCCTGGGATTTTTGCCCATATGTTAGCGAAAAACCAGAATAACCTCATGCCATCATCTTTCATAATTCATACAGGTGCTCATATTGGACCTGAGCCTACCACTGATAGATTTGTTGTTGTGATGGTATATTACTCTGaactttgttttattttattatttgccTTTCATGAATTTTATGCAAGCTAGTATTGTTGACAATTTTCTTGTCTAGATAATCATACCAAAGTGAGATACTAATTATTAAATCGAGACTTGttctatttataatataatattatcaacataagctATAGTTTtactaattaaatatttaaagatctgAATTTTAAATGGAGGGAGCAGCATAGGTTGTATAAGTATAGAGATTTTTAGAAGGGTAATGTGTTTGGTGCATTTATAGTAACTAAATTGTTAGACTATTAGAAACTGATGACTCCTAACAAGGGTTTTTCttcaattgaaaaaaaaatcctGAAGAGATTGAGGATCAGGTTAAGGTAAAGATCTATACATATGACAAGTAACAAAATGTTAAATATGATGTTAAAATTGTCATATTTTGGATTTCTTTGAGAAGTTAAGAGGAGCTTTGAAGGAAAGTTGTTCACTTGTTTTACTTCTTTAGTTAGGACCTGATGAAAGGACCATTCCTGGGAATACTATAGCTGTTCAAGCAGATATGCCTTTCACTGGCCTTACAACATATGGAAATGCATTTTTATCAAAGTTTGAGTGCTCACAAATGCCACATTCGGTATGGTCTTTTTTTACCTTTATTTTTAGGCATGAATTGATATAGTTACtaactactgtgttttttctgaaGCTACTAGAACATATCACATTTGTTGACACTCCTGGGGTTCTTTCCGGAGAGAAACAACGAACTCAACGTAGTTATGATTTTACTGGTGTTACTTCGTGGTTTGCAGCAAAAAGCGACCTTATTCTTCTTCTATTTGATCCCCATAAGCTCGACATAAGTGATGAATTCAAGCGTGTCATCGGATCTCTACGTGGTCATGATGACAAAATACGTGTGGTTTTAAATAAGGCAGACCAAATTGACACACAACAGGTGAAATAGTTTCATTTGAGTTTGTTATCTTTTGACATAAGGATATGACTTCTATCCCATTTTACAATCACATTGTATTCATTTGCCAATTGATATAATCATAGTGCAATTCTGAGCAAGTTGTCTTTACCTTGCAGCTAATGAGAGTTTACGGTGCATTGACATGGTCCCTTGGAAAGGTTCTGAATACTCCTGAAGTGATGCGTGTTTACATTGGGTATGTTGCCAATGCTAATATATACATTTAATAGTTTGT
Protein-coding regions in this window:
- the LOC135675139 gene encoding EH domain-containing protein 1-like, giving the protein MDIVSYSISKENDKIYQNWFSFADSDGDGRLTGTDAIKFFAMSNLPRGDLKQVWAIADSRRQGYLGFKEFVIAMKLVSLAQVGNEITQVALAHADLEKVNPPVMEGLDTFLSTNQPSIKEIDPEQDVNSQPQTPKLQWFGTKSTKKIPLSSVTSIIDGLKRLYIQKLKPLEVTYQFSDFGSSLLTSSDFDAKPMVMLLGQYSTGKTTFIKHLLKCSYPGAHIGPEPTTDRFVVVMLGPDERTIPGNTIAVQADMPFTGLTTYGNAFLSKFECSQMPHSLLEHITFVDTPGVLSGEKQRTQRSYDFTGVTSWFAAKSDLILLLFDPHKLDISDEFKRVIGSLRGHDDKIRVVLNKADQIDTQQLMRVYGALTWSLGKVLNTPEVMRVYIGSFNDKPVNSTAVGPVGKELFEKEQDDLLSDLKDIPKKACDRKINEFVKRARAAKIHAYIISHLRNQMPAMLGKTKAQQRLINNLENEFAKVQRDYHLPPGDFPDVQHFKEVLSGYNIDKFEKLKPKMIQAVDDMLAFDIPELLRKFRNPYGQ